A window of Metabacillus sp. B2-18 contains these coding sequences:
- the purF gene encoding amidophosphoribosyltransferase: MLAELKGLNEECGVFGIWGHPEAAQITYYGLHSLQHRGQEGAGIVTSDGEKLTGMKGLGLINEVFAGGKLNELSGKAAIGHVRYATAGGGGYENVQPLLFKSHSGGLALAHNGNLVNATQLKHQLESQGSIFQTTSDTEVLAHLIRRSGYQDLKEAVKNALTMIKGAYAFLIMTETEMMVALDPNGLRPLSIGVMGDAYVIASETCAFDVVGAKYERDVQPGELLIINDEGIRSERFSMNINRSICSMEYIYFSRPDSNIDGINVHTARKNLGKRLAVESEVDADVVTGVPDSSISAAIGFAELTGIPYELGLIKNRYVGRTFIQPSQSLREQGVKMKLSAVRGVVEGKRVVMVDDSIVRGTTSRRIVNMLREAGATEVHVRISSPPIANPCFYGIDTSTHEELIASNHSVEEIRQIIGADSLAFLSVEGLLEGLGRPYEGETRGQCLACFTGRYPTEIYADTVLPHEKA, from the coding sequence ATGCTTGCTGAACTCAAGGGATTAAACGAAGAATGTGGCGTTTTTGGAATTTGGGGTCATCCTGAAGCAGCACAAATCACTTATTATGGTCTGCACAGTCTACAGCATAGAGGTCAAGAAGGTGCTGGGATTGTAACAAGTGATGGCGAGAAGCTTACAGGAATGAAGGGATTAGGCCTCATTAACGAAGTATTTGCGGGCGGAAAATTAAATGAACTATCAGGTAAAGCAGCAATCGGTCACGTTCGTTATGCAACAGCTGGTGGAGGCGGATATGAAAATGTCCAGCCTTTGCTTTTCAAATCACATAGTGGCGGATTAGCTCTTGCTCATAACGGTAACTTAGTAAATGCGACACAGCTTAAGCATCAGCTTGAGAGCCAAGGAAGTATTTTTCAAACAACTTCTGACACAGAGGTGCTTGCCCACCTTATTAGAAGAAGTGGTTATCAAGATTTGAAAGAAGCTGTGAAAAACGCATTAACGATGATTAAAGGAGCGTACGCCTTTTTAATCATGACAGAAACAGAAATGATGGTTGCTTTAGATCCTAATGGCTTACGTCCATTATCGATCGGAGTTATGGGTGATGCCTATGTAATTGCATCTGAAACTTGTGCGTTTGATGTTGTCGGAGCGAAATATGAAAGAGATGTTCAGCCTGGTGAACTGCTTATTATCAATGATGAAGGTATTCGTTCTGAACGTTTTTCAATGAATATTAATCGTTCTATATGCAGTATGGAATATATTTATTTCTCTCGTCCGGATAGTAATATTGATGGAATTAATGTTCATACTGCCCGTAAAAATTTAGGAAAACGATTAGCTGTTGAGTCTGAGGTAGATGCAGATGTTGTAACAGGTGTACCTGATTCAAGTATCTCAGCTGCGATTGGTTTTGCAGAGTTAACGGGTATTCCTTACGAATTAGGGTTAATTAAAAACCGTTATGTAGGTCGTACGTTTATTCAGCCATCTCAATCTCTTCGTGAACAAGGGGTTAAAATGAAGCTTTCTGCTGTACGTGGTGTTGTTGAAGGAAAGCGCGTTGTAATGGTTGATGATTCGATCGTTCGAGGAACAACAAGTCGACGGATTGTTAATATGCTTCGTGAAGCAGGTGCAACTGAGGTTCACGTGCGAATTAGTTCACCACCTATTGCAAATCCATGTTTCTATGGAATTGATACGTCAACACATGAAGAGCTCATTGCCTCTAACCATTCAGTCGAAGAAATCCGTCAAATCATTGGAGCAGACAGCTTAGCATTCCTAAGTGTCGAAGGTTTACTCGAAGGACTGGGCCGCCCATATGAAGGTGAAACAAGAGGTCAATGCTTAGCTTGTTTCACAGGACGCTACCCAACTGAAATTTACGCGGACACGGTACTGCCGCATGAGAAGGCGTAA
- the purS gene encoding phosphoribosylformylglycinamidine synthase subunit PurS translates to MYKVKVYVTLRESVLDPQGSAVKSALHSMDYKEVQDVRIGKYMELTIEKSDRDLDVAVREMCEKLLANTVIEDFSYEVQEVVTK, encoded by the coding sequence ATGTACAAAGTAAAAGTTTATGTCACTTTAAGAGAAAGTGTATTAGATCCACAAGGAAGCGCAGTGAAAAGTGCATTACACAGCATGGATTACAAAGAAGTTCAAGATGTTCGTATCGGAAAATATATGGAGCTTACAATTGAAAAATCAGATCGTGATTTAGATGTAGCTGTTCGTGAAATGTGTGAAAAACTACTTGCTAATACAGTGATTGAAGACTTTAGCTATGAGGTACAGGAGGTTGTCACAAAGTGA
- the purH gene encoding bifunctional phosphoribosylaminoimidazolecarboxamide formyltransferase/IMP cyclohydrolase: MAVKRALVSVSDKENLVPFVKELIELGVEVISTGGTKKLLEENGLNVIGISEVTGFPEIMDGRVKTLHPNIHGGLLAVRNNPSHMDQLKENNIDTIDMVVVNLYPFKETVSKPDVQFQDAIENIDIGGPSMLRSAAKNHEDVTVLVDPQDYSTVLEELKASGEVSLAQKQRLAAKVFRHTAAYDALIAEFLTKTIGEEDPETVTYTFEKKQSLRYGENPHQSATFYQKPFVPVASIANAEQLHGKELSFNNIKDADAALQIVREFTEPAAVAVKHMNPCGVGVGTSTLEAFTRCFEADPTSIFGGIVALNHEVDVETAKKLHEIFLEIVIAPSFSQEALDVLTAKKNLRLLTIDVSAASKPEKVLQSVHGGLLVQGEDTLSLDDVEVTIPTKREPSEDEWKDLKLAWKVVKHVKSNAIVLAKDEMTVGVGAGQMNRVGAAKIAIEQAGEKAQGSAMGSDAFFPMSDTVEAAAKAGVTAIIQPGGSIRDEDSIRMADEYGITMVFTGVRHFKH, encoded by the coding sequence ATGGCAGTGAAACGTGCGCTAGTTAGTGTGTCAGATAAAGAGAATCTTGTCCCATTTGTTAAGGAATTAATTGAATTAGGGGTTGAAGTTATTTCAACTGGCGGAACAAAGAAATTACTTGAAGAAAACGGCTTAAATGTTATCGGAATTTCTGAAGTAACAGGATTTCCGGAAATCATGGATGGTCGTGTAAAAACTCTTCATCCAAACATTCATGGGGGTTTACTAGCGGTACGTAATAACCCTAGTCATATGGATCAATTAAAAGAAAATAACATTGATACAATCGATATGGTTGTTGTAAACCTTTATCCTTTTAAAGAAACAGTTTCTAAGCCGGACGTTCAATTCCAAGATGCTATTGAAAATATCGATATTGGCGGACCATCAATGCTTCGTTCTGCAGCAAAAAATCATGAAGATGTAACAGTTCTTGTTGATCCGCAAGATTACAGTACTGTTTTAGAAGAGCTAAAAGCTTCAGGTGAAGTATCACTAGCTCAAAAACAACGTTTAGCTGCAAAAGTTTTCAGACACACAGCTGCTTATGATGCTTTAATTGCAGAATTTTTAACAAAAACAATTGGTGAAGAAGATCCTGAAACAGTTACTTATACATTTGAGAAAAAGCAATCTCTTCGTTATGGGGAAAACCCTCATCAAAGTGCTACTTTCTATCAAAAACCATTCGTTCCAGTAGCATCTATTGCAAACGCGGAGCAGCTTCATGGAAAAGAGCTTTCTTTTAACAATATTAAAGATGCCGATGCAGCTCTTCAAATTGTACGGGAATTTACAGAGCCAGCTGCAGTAGCAGTTAAACATATGAACCCATGTGGAGTAGGGGTAGGTACTTCAACATTAGAAGCATTCACTCGTTGCTTCGAAGCAGATCCAACGTCAATTTTCGGTGGTATTGTTGCACTGAATCATGAAGTTGATGTAGAAACAGCTAAAAAGCTACACGAAATCTTCCTTGAGATTGTCATTGCCCCATCATTCAGTCAAGAGGCATTAGATGTTTTAACAGCAAAGAAAAACCTTCGTTTATTAACAATTGATGTGTCAGCTGCTTCTAAGCCTGAAAAAGTTCTTCAATCTGTTCACGGTGGCTTACTTGTTCAAGGTGAAGACACACTATCTTTAGATGATGTGGAAGTAACAATCCCAACAAAACGTGAACCATCAGAAGATGAATGGAAAGACTTAAAATTAGCTTGGAAAGTTGTTAAACATGTAAAATCAAACGCCATTGTATTAGCAAAAGATGAAATGACAGTTGGAGTTGGTGCAGGGCAAATGAATCGTGTTGGCGCTGCTAAAATTGCAATTGAGCAGGCTGGTGAAAAAGCACAAGGTAGCGCAATGGGCTCTGATGCTTTCTTCCCAATGTCAGACACAGTTGAAGCAGCTGCAAAAGCAGGTGTAACAGCAATCATCCAACCTGGTGGCTCAATCCGTGACGAAGATTCCATCCGCATGGCTGACGAATATGGAATCACAATGGTATTCACAGGAGTACGTCATTTTAAACACTAA
- the purC gene encoding phosphoribosylaminoimidazolesuccinocarboxamide synthase translates to MSTEKLELLYEGKAKRIYKTNEPTILWVSYKDSATAFNGVKKEEITGKGRLNNEISTLIFERLTANNIENHFVKRLSATEQLVKKVEIIPLEVVVRNVVAGSLSKRIGIEEGTEIKHPLVEFYYKDDDLGDPLITEDHIALLEVATPEQVETLKTLAKKVNEVLKAHFLSCDVRLIDFKLEFGLTEDGNIILADEVSPDTCRLWDINTNEKFDKDVFRRDIGSLTDAYEVILTRLGGQSTCTK, encoded by the coding sequence TTGAGTACAGAAAAGCTTGAATTACTATATGAAGGTAAAGCAAAAAGAATTTATAAAACAAACGAACCTACTATTTTATGGGTCTCATACAAAGATTCTGCAACAGCCTTTAATGGTGTGAAAAAGGAAGAGATTACAGGTAAAGGTCGTTTAAATAATGAGATTTCTACATTGATTTTTGAAAGGCTAACAGCTAACAACATTGAAAATCATTTTGTTAAAAGACTTTCAGCTACTGAGCAACTTGTCAAAAAGGTAGAAATTATTCCTTTAGAAGTAGTGGTAAGAAATGTTGTGGCAGGCAGCCTTTCTAAACGTATTGGAATTGAAGAGGGAACAGAAATTAAACATCCACTAGTAGAGTTTTATTACAAAGATGATGATTTAGGTGATCCATTAATTACCGAAGATCATATTGCTCTATTAGAAGTTGCAACACCAGAGCAAGTTGAAACATTAAAAACTCTAGCTAAAAAGGTAAATGAAGTGCTTAAAGCTCATTTCCTTTCATGTGATGTTCGTCTGATTGATTTTAAACTTGAGTTTGGATTAACTGAAGATGGAAATATCATTCTTGCAGATGAAGTTTCACCGGATACATGCCGTTTATGGGATATCAATACAAATGAGAAGTTTGATAAAGATGTGTTTCGTCGAGATATTGGTAGTTTAACAGATGCATATGAAGTTATTTTAACTAGACTTGGAGGCCAATCAACATGTACAAAGTAA
- the purQ gene encoding phosphoribosylformylglycinamidine synthase subunit PurQ codes for MKFAVIVFPGSNCDVDMYHAIKDELGEEVEYVWHDETDLSGFDGILLPGGFSYGDYLRSGAIARFSNVMKEVVKAAEVGKPVLGVCNGFQILLEVGLLPGAMKRNENLKFMCRPVNLKVENNETAFTSAYEKDEVISIPIAHGEGNYYCDEQTLQTLKENNQIVFTYEKNPNGSLVDIAGITNERGNVLGMMPHPERAVDELLGSADGLKLFQSIVKNWRESHVTTA; via the coding sequence GTGAAATTCGCTGTGATCGTTTTCCCAGGGTCTAACTGTGATGTTGATATGTACCATGCAATTAAAGATGAGCTTGGTGAAGAAGTAGAATATGTTTGGCATGATGAAACGGATTTAAGTGGGTTTGATGGCATTCTTCTACCAGGTGGATTTTCTTACGGAGACTACTTACGCTCAGGTGCGATTGCTCGCTTCTCAAACGTAATGAAAGAAGTTGTAAAAGCAGCTGAAGTTGGTAAGCCTGTCCTTGGTGTATGTAATGGATTCCAGATTTTATTAGAAGTTGGTTTACTGCCAGGTGCAATGAAGAGAAATGAAAATTTAAAGTTTATGTGTCGACCAGTTAATTTAAAGGTTGAGAACAATGAAACAGCCTTTACTTCAGCTTATGAAAAGGATGAGGTTATCTCAATTCCGATTGCACATGGAGAAGGGAACTATTATTGTGATGAGCAAACACTTCAAACGCTTAAAGAAAACAATCAAATCGTGTTTACGTACGAAAAAAATCCAAATGGCAGCTTAGTTGATATTGCAGGCATTACAAACGAGCGCGGAAATGTATTAGGGATGATGCCTCACCCTGAGCGTGCAGTTGATGAATTATTAGGAAGTGCTGACGGATTAAAATTATTTCAATCGATCGTAAAAAACTGGAGGGAATCTCATGTCACTACTGCTTGA
- the purL gene encoding phosphoribosylformylglycinamidine synthase subunit PurL has product MSLLLEPTNQMIKDEKIYRQMGVSDDEFALIEKIIGRLPNYTEIGIFSVMWSEHCSYKNSKPILKKFPVTGEKVLQGPGEGAGIVDIGDNQAVVFKIESHNHPSAIEPYQGAATGVGGIIRDVFSMGARPIAILNSLRFGELKTPRVKYLFEEVVAGIAGYGNCIGIPTVGGEIQFDASYEGNPLVNAMCVGLINHEDIKKGQAKGVGNTVMYVGAKTGRDGIHGATFSSEELTDDSGADRSAVQVGDPFMEKLLLEACLEVIKNDALVGIQDMGAAGLTSSSAEMASKAGSGIEMDLDLIPQRETGMSAYEMMLSESQERMLLVIEKGREQEIVDLFEKYDLEAVSVGKVTDDKMLRLFHKGEVVCELPVDALAEEAPVYHKPSKVPAYYEEFQQMNVAPLQVDNYKETLVNLLKQPTIASKEWVYDQYDYMVRTNTVVAPGSDAAVVRIRDTKKALAMTTDCNSRYLYLDPEVGGKIAVAEAARNIVCSGATPLAITDNLNFGNPEKPEIFWQIEKAADGISEACRVLNTPVIGGNVSLYNETNGTAIYPTPVIGMVGLIEDTDYITTQDFKAAGDLIYLVGETKPEFGGSELQKLTQGEIFGQSPELDLEKESNVLGQISAAIRAKSVASAHDVSEGGVAVALAEPLFGGEGLGATVTLQGDATAALFSESQTRFILSVKKENKETFESLVDAVCIGEVTDSGKLIISNEKNETLVDASVKELKDAWKGAIPCLLNSRD; this is encoded by the coding sequence ATGTCACTACTGCTTGAACCAACAAACCAGATGATAAAAGATGAAAAAATCTACAGACAAATGGGTGTAAGTGATGACGAGTTTGCCCTGATTGAAAAAATTATTGGACGTCTTCCAAATTACACAGAAATCGGTATTTTTTCGGTTATGTGGTCGGAGCACTGCAGCTACAAAAACTCTAAACCAATTCTAAAGAAGTTTCCTGTTACAGGTGAAAAAGTACTACAAGGTCCTGGTGAGGGAGCTGGGATCGTTGATATTGGAGACAATCAAGCGGTTGTATTCAAGATTGAGAGTCATAACCATCCATCTGCAATTGAGCCTTACCAAGGTGCAGCAACTGGTGTAGGTGGGATCATCCGTGATGTATTCTCTATGGGAGCTAGACCTATTGCGATTTTAAATTCTTTACGTTTTGGAGAACTAAAAACACCTCGTGTGAAATATTTATTTGAAGAGGTTGTTGCAGGGATCGCTGGTTACGGTAATTGTATTGGTATTCCAACTGTAGGTGGAGAAATCCAATTTGATGCTTCTTATGAAGGAAATCCACTTGTTAATGCAATGTGTGTTGGGTTAATTAACCATGAAGATATTAAAAAGGGTCAGGCAAAAGGTGTTGGCAACACAGTCATGTATGTTGGTGCCAAAACTGGCCGTGACGGAATTCATGGTGCAACATTTTCTTCTGAAGAATTAACTGACGATTCTGGTGCAGATCGTTCTGCTGTGCAAGTAGGCGATCCATTCATGGAGAAGCTTTTATTAGAAGCTTGCTTAGAAGTTATTAAGAATGACGCTTTAGTTGGAATTCAAGACATGGGTGCAGCTGGATTAACAAGTTCATCAGCAGAGATGGCAAGTAAAGCTGGTTCTGGTATTGAAATGGACTTAGATCTCATTCCACAACGTGAAACTGGTATGTCAGCTTATGAAATGATGCTTTCTGAATCACAAGAAAGAATGTTGCTTGTTATTGAAAAAGGAAGAGAGCAAGAAATTGTTGATCTTTTTGAGAAATATGATTTAGAAGCTGTTTCAGTTGGTAAAGTAACAGATGATAAAATGCTTCGTCTTTTCCATAAAGGTGAAGTGGTATGTGAGCTTCCAGTTGATGCTTTAGCAGAAGAAGCACCTGTTTACCACAAACCATCTAAAGTACCTGCTTATTATGAAGAGTTCCAACAAATGAACGTAGCACCTCTTCAAGTAGATAACTATAAAGAAACACTTGTGAATCTATTAAAGCAACCAACGATTGCATCTAAAGAATGGGTTTACGATCAATATGATTATATGGTTCGTACAAATACAGTTGTAGCACCAGGTTCTGATGCTGCAGTAGTACGTATTCGTGATACGAAAAAAGCTTTAGCGATGACAACTGACTGTAACTCTCGTTATCTCTATTTAGATCCTGAAGTTGGTGGGAAAATTGCGGTAGCAGAAGCAGCTCGTAACATCGTATGTTCTGGTGCAACTCCACTTGCGATTACAGATAACTTGAACTTCGGTAACCCTGAGAAACCAGAAATTTTCTGGCAAATTGAAAAAGCGGCTGATGGAATTAGTGAAGCTTGCCGTGTATTAAATACACCAGTTATCGGCGGTAACGTGTCTTTATATAACGAAACAAATGGAACAGCGATCTATCCAACACCTGTTATCGGTATGGTTGGATTAATTGAAGATACAGATTATATTACAACTCAAGACTTTAAAGCAGCTGGAGATCTAATCTATCTTGTTGGTGAAACAAAGCCGGAGTTTGGTGGTAGTGAGCTTCAAAAGTTAACACAAGGCGAAATCTTTGGTCAATCACCGGAGCTAGATTTAGAGAAAGAAAGCAACGTTTTAGGACAAATTTCTGCTGCAATTCGTGCGAAGTCAGTAGCATCTGCTCATGATGTATCTGAAGGTGGTGTAGCGGTTGCGTTAGCTGAACCATTATTCGGTGGTGAAGGATTAGGAGCTACTGTTACTCTTCAAGGTGATGCAACGGCAGCATTATTTAGTGAATCTCAAACAAGATTTATCCTTTCTGTGAAAAAAGAAAACAAAGAAACATTTGAAAGTTTAGTAGATGCAGTTTGTATTGGAGAAGTAACAGATTCTGGCAAACTTATCATTTCAAACGAGAAGAACGAAACACTTGTCGATGCATCTGTTAAAGAATTAAAGGATGCATGGAAAGGAGCAATCCCATGCTTGCTGAACTCAAGGGATTAA
- the purB gene encoding adenylosuccinate lyase, with product MIERYTRPEMGAIWTEENKFKAWLEVEILACEAWAELGVIPKEDVALLRKNASFDVNRINEIELETRHDVVAFTRAVSETLGEERKWVHYGLTSTDVVDTALSYILKQANDILLKDIENFIQILKEKAQEHKYTVMMGRTHGVHAEPTTFGLKLGLWYEEMKRNLDRFKRAAEGVEYGKISGAVGTYANIDPFVESYVCEKLGTKPAPISTQTLQRDRHADYMAAIALVATSIEKFAVEIRGLQKSETREVEESFAKGQKGSSAMPHKRNPIGSENMTGLARVIRGYMLTAYENVPLWHERDISHSSAERIILPDATIALNYMLNRFGNIVKNLTVFPENMKRNMDRTQGLIYSQRVLLALIDTGMTREEAYDLVQPKAMEAWEKQVPFRGLIEAEEKITSRLSAETIADCFDYNYHLKGVDTIFERLGL from the coding sequence ATGATTGAACGTTATACAAGACCAGAAATGGGCGCGATTTGGACGGAAGAAAATAAATTTAAAGCTTGGTTAGAGGTAGAAATTTTAGCATGTGAAGCATGGGCAGAGCTTGGAGTTATTCCAAAAGAAGATGTTGCACTTCTTCGTAAGAATGCATCATTTGATGTGAACCGCATTAACGAAATTGAATTAGAAACTCGTCATGATGTTGTTGCGTTCACTAGAGCGGTTTCGGAAACTCTTGGTGAAGAACGTAAATGGGTTCATTATGGCTTAACGTCAACTGATGTAGTAGATACTGCTTTATCTTATATACTTAAACAAGCAAACGATATTCTGTTAAAAGATATTGAAAACTTTATTCAAATTTTAAAAGAAAAAGCACAAGAGCATAAATACACAGTCATGATGGGACGTACTCATGGTGTACATGCTGAACCAACAACTTTTGGTTTAAAGCTTGGATTATGGTATGAAGAAATGAAACGTAATTTAGATCGCTTTAAGCGTGCTGCAGAAGGTGTTGAATATGGAAAGATCTCTGGTGCTGTTGGAACTTATGCAAACATTGATCCTTTTGTTGAATCATATGTGTGTGAAAAGCTAGGAACAAAACCTGCTCCAATTTCAACACAAACTTTACAACGTGACCGTCATGCAGATTATATGGCTGCTATTGCATTAGTTGCAACGTCAATTGAGAAGTTCGCTGTAGAAATTCGTGGTCTACAAAAGAGTGAAACACGTGAAGTGGAAGAATCGTTTGCAAAGGGTCAAAAAGGATCTTCAGCAATGCCTCATAAACGTAACCCGATCGGTTCAGAAAATATGACAGGTCTTGCACGTGTTATTCGTGGGTATATGTTAACAGCTTACGAAAATGTTCCTTTATGGCATGAAAGAGATATTTCTCACTCTTCAGCTGAACGTATTATCTTACCAGATGCTACGATTGCTCTTAACTATATGTTAAATCGCTTCGGTAATATTGTGAAAAACTTAACAGTATTCCCTGAAAACATGAAGCGTAATATGGATCGTACACAAGGTCTTATCTACTCTCAACGTGTGTTATTAGCGCTAATTGATACTGGTATGACAAGAGAAGAAGCGTATGACCTTGTTCAACCAAAAGCAATGGAAGCATGGGAAAAACAAGTACCTTTCCGTGGATTAATAGAAGCAGAAGAAAAGATTACTTCTCGTCTTTCAGCTGAAACAATTGCAGACTGCTTCGATTATAATTACCACTTAAAAGGTGTCGATACTATTTTCGAACGTCTAGGATTATAA
- the purM gene encoding phosphoribosylformylglycinamidine cyclo-ligase, which translates to MSDVYKQAGVDIEAGYEAVSRMKKHVAKTMRTGVLGGLGGFGGMFDLSELNYKKPVLVSGTDGVGTKLKLAFMADKHDSIGIDAVAMCVNDILAQGAEPLFFLDYLALGKAKPEKIEQIVKGIADGCEQSGCALVGGETAEMPGLYEEDEYDVAGFSVGVVEKDNIVTGENIKPGHVLIGLASSGIHSNGFSLVRKILLDDQKLNLNEVYAPFTQSLGEVLLTPTKIYVKPVLEVIKKYQVDGMAHITGGGFIENIPRMLPEETAVEIDLGAWPMLDIFNFLKEKGQLSSDDMYNVFNMGIGFVLAVKEELLQDVMKELEANNEKGFCIGRVVEGSGVTFNGGAR; encoded by the coding sequence ATGTCTGACGTTTATAAGCAAGCCGGTGTTGATATAGAAGCAGGATATGAAGCTGTTTCAAGAATGAAAAAGCATGTTGCCAAAACAATGCGCACAGGTGTATTAGGTGGCCTTGGTGGCTTTGGTGGGATGTTTGATTTAAGTGAATTAAATTATAAAAAGCCTGTACTTGTTTCAGGTACAGATGGTGTTGGGACAAAATTAAAGCTTGCTTTTATGGCTGATAAGCATGATTCAATTGGAATTGATGCAGTTGCGATGTGTGTGAATGACATCTTAGCTCAAGGAGCTGAGCCTTTATTTTTCTTAGATTATTTAGCTCTTGGAAAAGCAAAGCCTGAAAAAATTGAACAAATTGTAAAAGGGATCGCTGATGGCTGTGAACAATCTGGCTGTGCGTTAGTTGGTGGAGAAACAGCGGAAATGCCTGGACTTTATGAAGAGGATGAATATGATGTTGCTGGTTTCTCAGTAGGTGTTGTTGAAAAAGATAACATTGTAACAGGCGAGAACATTAAACCAGGACATGTGCTAATCGGTCTTGCATCAAGTGGTATTCATAGTAACGGTTTTTCTTTAGTTCGTAAAATACTACTTGATGATCAAAAGCTTAATTTAAATGAGGTATATGCGCCGTTTACACAAAGCTTAGGTGAGGTATTATTAACTCCAACAAAAATTTACGTAAAGCCTGTTCTTGAAGTGATTAAAAAGTATCAAGTTGATGGAATGGCTCATATCACTGGTGGTGGATTCATTGAAAACATTCCTAGAATGCTACCGGAAGAAACAGCTGTTGAAATCGACCTTGGTGCTTGGCCAATGCTTGATATTTTTAACTTCCTGAAGGAAAAAGGACAATTAAGTAGTGACGATATGTATAATGTGTTCAATATGGGAATTGGTTTTGTACTTGCTGTAAAAGAAGAGCTTTTACAAGATGTTATGAAAGAGTTAGAAGCTAACAATGAAAAAGGCTTTTGTATTGGGCGTGTTGTAGAAGGCTCTGGTGTTACGTTTAATGGAGGAGCACGTTAA
- the purN gene encoding phosphoribosylglycinamide formyltransferase, protein MKKIAVFASGNGSNFQAILDQVKLGAVDAEIGFVICDKLKAGVIERAKSANIPVFSFVQKDFENKAQFEEEILTHLRDHQIDFVILAGYMRLIGDTLLQAYENKIVNIHPSLLPAFPGKDAIGQAYRAGVKVTGVTVHYVDAGMDTGPIIAQQAVEVAYGDTEDMIAEKIHKVEHVLYPKVIQELVSK, encoded by the coding sequence ATGAAGAAAATAGCCGTATTTGCGTCAGGGAATGGCAGTAATTTTCAGGCAATCCTTGATCAAGTTAAGCTTGGTGCAGTAGATGCTGAGATTGGTTTTGTTATTTGTGATAAGCTTAAAGCAGGTGTTATTGAGCGTGCAAAATCAGCTAACATTCCTGTTTTTAGTTTTGTACAAAAAGACTTCGAAAACAAAGCACAATTCGAAGAGGAAATTTTAACTCATTTGCGTGATCACCAAATAGATTTCGTTATCCTAGCAGGTTATATGAGATTAATTGGGGATACGTTATTACAGGCTTACGAAAATAAAATTGTGAATATTCATCCATCTTTACTACCAGCTTTTCCAGGTAAAGATGCGATAGGACAAGCTTATCGTGCAGGAGTGAAGGTAACTGGTGTTACCGTACATTATGTGGATGCAGGAATGGATACAGGCCCGATTATTGCTCAACAAGCAGTTGAGGTTGCTTATGGTGATACAGAAGATATGATTGCAGAAAAAATCCATAAAGTTGAACATGTTTTATATCCGAAAGTCATTCAAGAATTAGTATCAAAATAA